The Brassica oleracea var. oleracea cultivar TO1000 chromosome C6, BOL, whole genome shotgun sequence genomic interval ATGATAATGTTTGAATTATATAGATAAAAACTAATTATTTTACTTAAGAAATTTACTATAAAATACTGCCCTCTGTTTTATCAATATTTTTATTTTAACATTTTTTTCTATTAAGCAAATAAAATCACTATAAAATCCATTGTAGTTCATATCTATTTTATTACATACATAGATGATTAAATTCGAGTACATCTTATAACATACATAAATCAGAGAATATCATAAATTACTTTACATAAAACATGAATGAAGTTTTTTTTTTTTTTTGAAAAAGCACAGGAATGAAGTTAAATACAACTAATCTTTAAGATGCGTAAATTTTACTACAACACGTATATTTATTATTAAGCAAGGTTTAGAACAATAATAATAGGTTTTTCAGAAACTATATTGTCTGCTTGTAATAGTAATAAGCATGATCACCATCATTGTTTGATGATGATGAATAACAATTTTTATAGACAGCCATAAACATACAAAAAAAAAAACTGATGGGAATCTTTTATTCTCATTCGATCATTGAAGTAAGCTTTTTGATGTAATGGCTTGAACCACACAGTGGTAGGTGGTGTTATGATGTATTGGCATTTGAGAGAACATAGATAGTCTTTACGAAGACTGGAACGCCACACAAAAGGAAAGGTACCTAAAATCAAAACTTTCTAGAGAAGGTCAAGAAGCATACATAAAACCGATACTTTCCAGAGACACCGTACAAGATACTAACTATGAATGTTAAGGCTAGGAGCGAGAGACTCAGAGTGTGGAGTGTTGTACTGTTGACCAAGTGTGTCACCACCTTTCAACATTTGAACAGCAGGCCTAGCATGAATCATAGGCAGATACACATCTCCAATTTCCAAGACGCATGCAGGATTAACCGAGATGAATCCGATCACGAAATCTGAATGAACCAGTGTAGTCTCCTGTAGCAAGGTTACCAGCAGACTGGTGCAATTTTGCTCGCTCCTTCCTCCTGCCGAAGAAAAACAAAACCAAGAGAGGTCGTTCAAATTCAGTAAACTATCCCGAAGAGACTCAAAATTATCTGCAGCAAACAAATAAGATTATTACTCTGCGTATGGTTTATTAAGACAGTTGGTGATGGTTTTCAAAGTTCGGTACCTTTTAGACCATTCTTCAAGAAATTCGTTCTCCTTGTGGTTATCAAACTTGTGCGTCATTCTGACTAAAAGACCTCTTTTAGCACACAGACGTTTGACTGTCTCTAGTATCTACACAAAACAAAAAATAAGCATATATAAATCATGAAATGAAGAAAAAACGATCTTTCAAATTTAACTAACATGTGGGAAACGTAAGTGGGTTTGAGTGATCATGTCTACAGTCACAGTCAAAGAAAGAATCTGAAAACATCAGCAGAGTGTTTGAAACATAAAACATACAAATTTATAAATGCGTAAGGATGATCTGTGTTAACCTTAAATGATGTATCAAAGATAAGCAGATCTAGTTGTCCACCACCAGATTTTGATATAATTGTATGCTCCAAAGGCGATGAGTTTGAGATATCTTCTATGAGAGTATAAGAAAAAGAATG includes:
- the LOC106297642 gene encoding uncharacterized protein LOC106297642, with amino-acid sequence MRSHFQQVNQSLFHVSLLHLCGISIFSYAVGDAWRRLCLSWFPFWRKNQDSRVAYIFDVSRFPPSTEYSKCNRLLSAHSFSYTLIEDISNSSPLEHTIISKSGGGQLDLLIFDTSFKILETVKRLCAKRGLLVRMTHKFDNHKENEFLEEWSKR